The Paenibacillus antri genome has a window encoding:
- a CDS encoding ABC transporter permease, translating into MSNAQKALVMAAGIFLAIALITLAVVMFISAQESTKAAQSNFSNIQTELSQTAFTVYDNTLVSGSQAVNALRKFSDQDQFGIQIVTGKNPAGQWYGKVINTGVPVDSITYGSVVGPAPGTLVQILDEADIDYVNPSGKFRAQLVKDSSNVIRGIVFRQQ; encoded by the coding sequence ATGAGTAATGCTCAAAAAGCGCTGGTGATGGCAGCGGGTATTTTCCTCGCCATCGCGCTGATCACACTTGCCGTAGTCATGTTTATTTCTGCCCAGGAATCGACCAAAGCGGCGCAAAGCAATTTCAGCAACATCCAAACGGAGCTGTCGCAAACGGCCTTTACCGTCTATGACAATACGCTAGTGTCGGGAAGCCAGGCGGTCAATGCGCTGCGCAAGTTTTCCGATCAGGACCAATTCGGCATTCAAATTGTAACGGGGAAAAATCCGGCTGGACAGTGGTATGGCAAGGTAATCAATACGGGCGTTCCGGTTGATAGCATCACGTATGGTTCGGTTGTAGGGCCGGCTCCGGGAACGCTGGTCCAAATACTTGATGAAGCGGATATCGACTACGTGAATCCGAGCGGCAAATTCCGGGCACAGCTTGTGAAAGACAGCAGCAACGTCATTCGAGGTATCGTGTTCCGTCAACAGTAA
- a CDS encoding copper amine oxidase N-terminal domain-containing protein → MKKWMGASLAAIMLFGLVAGISNAAATAPTFVSVVMDGYKIWFPDAQAFVDDNNRTLVPVRFVAEKMKAKVGWESKTMTVPIERDSQQILLTVGSSKALVNGEEVTFDTKAIMQKERTFVPLRFVSEVLGADVKWDASISTVFITTKEDAVAKYDEWGRLIRTTDLPKNATDYPYILADVPNEMYEMKRPHSHPDPAESKVASELYTSIPEFKKENIDIWMERLKSFGAVWLNADYRTIDYSWADELFVNKVQLNGSELKYIKRYVDWVKENQIQMEGFLDPEPSMIYDDGFGGYHVRSKFRIKFNGFKKNEKLVYDTWFPDDLQLEKSIWYEGYTDVYLSTNVGGNWGKTLRVDPQASLFRNYIMKKAG, encoded by the coding sequence TTGAAGAAATGGATGGGTGCAAGTTTGGCTGCTATCATGCTATTTGGTCTTGTGGCTGGTATCTCCAATGCGGCGGCGACTGCACCGACTTTCGTCAGTGTGGTGATGGATGGTTACAAAATCTGGTTTCCCGATGCGCAGGCGTTCGTCGATGACAACAACCGGACACTGGTTCCAGTGCGCTTTGTCGCCGAAAAAATGAAGGCGAAGGTCGGCTGGGAATCGAAGACGATGACGGTTCCGATTGAGCGAGACAGTCAGCAGATTCTGCTGACTGTCGGATCTAGCAAAGCGCTTGTGAACGGTGAAGAAGTTACCTTTGATACGAAAGCCATTATGCAAAAGGAGCGGACGTTTGTACCCTTGCGGTTTGTCAGTGAAGTGTTGGGAGCGGATGTGAAATGGGATGCGTCGATATCGACTGTATTTATCACAACAAAAGAAGATGCCGTTGCGAAATACGATGAATGGGGTCGCTTGATTCGCACGACCGATTTGCCGAAAAATGCGACCGACTATCCGTACATTTTGGCAGATGTGCCGAATGAGATGTATGAAATGAAACGGCCTCATTCACATCCAGATCCTGCAGAAAGTAAGGTTGCTTCTGAACTTTATACGTCTATACCTGAATTCAAGAAAGAGAACATTGATATTTGGATGGAACGTCTAAAGTCATTTGGCGCTGTGTGGCTCAATGCCGATTACCGTACGATTGATTACAGTTGGGCGGATGAGTTGTTTGTAAACAAGGTACAGCTAAACGGAAGTGAACTGAAATATATTAAACGATATGTTGATTGGGTAAAGGAAAACCAGATCCAGATGGAAGGATTCCTTGATCCGGAGCCATCCATGATTTATGACGATGGGTTTGGCGGGTATCACGTGCGCTCAAAATTTAGAATCAAATTTAATGGGTTTAAGAAAAATGAAAAACTGGTTTATGACACATGGTTTCCCGATGATTTACAATTAGAGAAAAGTATTTGGTATGAAGGTTACACAGACGTATATTTGTCTACAAATGTAGGAGGAAATTGGGGAAAAACTTTGAGAGTTGATCCTCAAGCAAGTTTGTTCCGAAATTATATCATGAAAAAGGCAGGGTAG
- a CDS encoding DUF5704 domain-containing protein, translating into MNKHIKKIVSMLLACFFLLDVFSFIAHAEVPAVRIKEGKIKFDVTSTAATSGIRYKTTGWTIRRDSVCMVNSSGKHCDPTGSGSAVIEGLTQIDQYPNPPVPGEPLTTSFEVSETRVTKALTDNDLEGIQQNDQLYLYAIMIVTQNGSQIGGPYYTLDGIKKAQSWAHPDDLDDYFGIPVTYDSPDFPVDVVCKTETGTIISDPACSFHKGDYKAGVEIEHTFDQKIEVGGKTYEIVRSYIVSKHNLSDKKFVREIGESNLLDRHISVYLSGVNIIAEYKEQDNPVKAIYQKEDGTKLKEVDKGKFATGAEATHTFEAQLVSGGKTYEIIRSYITDTNDPNTKRFVQEKADPKLRERSITVASGGSNFVGIYKIPSSVTVTSRIEAPTQVSGTTTEVNGDFLFDAKALTNLKTYEITSIQNASLIQSADRTGTLSGTSAAKSVPIRIPIGSSSSVTVNITVVVKDVDGNIGDSTSDHTVQTSNGGDTPTGGTTQQAEVMDPNVAGVIKADLRGAEKFDVVKGIPTSESLYVNASSKGYLYRNEFTEMSGTKQYPIQVSKTYTLTWTETRSGPPDAEGNPTTVYVPRSDTQTVAKSYSIERKYSYWQIQNLEVYGLQKATFANYALPSGTVTLQSNGYTPPNVSAVHEASLDSHITHPVYTNITLPGQTISGGSSRPSVPNEDWKSEAERAIGKIKVKNDSVVFNGMTVMDNRTVEEKAPAPGAIPAPTTIEQDVLYGKGYLIDSVKTNKANQASSGTIFYTLVKGINGGENKSYPINGINAVTVHTPIVNTASVSDDQAHNQKTKPSAGRSAFILDRPFTVTVPTSGPHRDITGYGNRDYVKYTKDKQVWFPFDTYSNDKSTFYPKETWISLPVTQTTTTFFLPVWVDEGNYDVLFRTFAENSPPASFGTQMNANLEISNHVATLVIPVEVVGRLYDFRITDIADYSWETVFRTQKGSAIPTGKHYWVGAKGIDGAARGNSAPFVLPVRQGSNPNQGMKNIAVKTGYHFKFDLKTKGNMFGSKDGIKITPTFYFVDAKGKNRQQVDLYYHTSTKKFIRIGSSDDVEKRYVTLDARLRNVPQQEMVNTAGSLWSLNGGSGTKQTYIDQYLKNAKKQTYIGGYDILLLPQQLRTFIGNMNVPSGVNAARANASVQQWYGEYSLPAAPYVVPKGTNLAEYGRTNRLDDKSPVFLKDGYIIVNFNIETIRNQDVNNPHLQYINAPLNNQWQMEGFQRSFTDPYGMTFQLKDGDIVFYHANLSSYDDFGTGGTH; encoded by the coding sequence ATGAATAAACACATAAAAAAAATTGTGAGCATGCTGCTGGCATGCTTCTTTTTATTGGACGTTTTTTCCTTTATTGCTCATGCTGAAGTACCGGCAGTCCGAATAAAAGAAGGGAAAATCAAATTCGATGTAACCAGTACGGCGGCGACAAGCGGCATTAGATATAAAACAACGGGGTGGACTATTCGCAGAGACAGTGTCTGTATGGTTAATTCATCAGGGAAACACTGTGATCCGACTGGGAGTGGGTCAGCAGTTATCGAGGGGCTGACCCAAATTGACCAGTATCCAAACCCACCTGTTCCAGGAGAGCCATTAACGACTTCGTTTGAAGTTTCGGAAACAAGAGTAACAAAGGCATTAACCGATAATGATTTGGAAGGCATTCAGCAAAATGATCAACTGTATTTGTATGCAATCATGATCGTCACCCAAAACGGGAGTCAAATCGGAGGTCCATATTACACGTTGGACGGGATCAAAAAGGCGCAATCGTGGGCGCATCCGGACGATTTGGACGATTATTTCGGCATTCCGGTGACCTACGATAGCCCGGATTTTCCGGTCGATGTCGTATGTAAAACGGAAACGGGTACCATCATCTCTGATCCGGCCTGCTCCTTTCATAAGGGTGATTATAAGGCGGGAGTCGAGATTGAACACACGTTTGATCAGAAAATTGAAGTGGGCGGAAAGACTTATGAGATTGTGCGATCGTATATCGTATCCAAACATAATCTCAGTGACAAAAAGTTTGTGCGTGAAATAGGGGAATCTAATCTGCTTGATCGGCACATCAGCGTCTATTTGAGCGGAGTGAACATTATCGCCGAATATAAAGAGCAGGACAACCCGGTGAAGGCAATTTACCAGAAAGAAGACGGTACGAAGCTGAAGGAAGTCGATAAGGGCAAGTTTGCAACTGGAGCCGAAGCGACACACACTTTTGAGGCCCAACTTGTTTCGGGTGGGAAAACCTATGAAATTATCCGTTCTTATATTACGGACACGAATGACCCGAATACCAAAAGGTTTGTTCAGGAAAAAGCGGATCCGAAGCTCCGAGAACGATCGATCACGGTTGCTTCGGGCGGCTCCAATTTTGTTGGTATTTATAAAATCCCCTCCTCGGTAACCGTCACTTCCCGCATTGAGGCACCTACACAGGTGAGCGGAACGACGACCGAAGTGAACGGGGATTTTTTGTTTGATGCGAAAGCATTGACCAATCTAAAAACGTATGAGATCACGAGCATCCAAAACGCTTCGTTGATCCAGTCCGCTGACCGGACCGGCACGTTAAGCGGTACATCTGCTGCGAAATCGGTTCCGATCCGTATCCCAATCGGTTCTTCTTCCAGTGTCACGGTGAACATTACGGTGGTGGTCAAAGATGTGGATGGAAACATAGGTGATTCGACGTCTGACCACACGGTGCAAACTTCGAATGGCGGGGATACACCGACCGGAGGAACGACGCAACAAGCTGAAGTCATGGATCCGAATGTAGCAGGCGTCATTAAGGCCGATCTACGCGGAGCAGAGAAGTTCGATGTCGTCAAAGGCATTCCTACTTCCGAGAGCTTGTATGTGAACGCTTCGTCCAAAGGGTATCTGTATCGGAATGAATTTACGGAAATGTCCGGGACAAAACAATATCCAATTCAAGTGAGCAAAACGTATACGCTAACGTGGACGGAAACGCGATCCGGACCTCCGGATGCGGAAGGCAATCCGACGACCGTTTACGTACCCCGTTCGGATACGCAGACCGTAGCCAAGAGTTATTCGATTGAACGCAAGTACAGCTATTGGCAAATCCAAAATCTCGAAGTGTATGGCCTTCAAAAAGCCACGTTCGCCAACTATGCGCTGCCTTCGGGAACGGTCACGTTGCAGTCGAACGGCTATACACCGCCGAACGTATCCGCCGTGCATGAAGCATCGCTGGATTCGCATATTACCCATCCGGTGTATACCAACATAACGTTGCCCGGCCAAACGATTTCCGGTGGCTCCAGCCGTCCGTCCGTTCCGAATGAGGATTGGAAAAGCGAAGCGGAAAGGGCAATCGGCAAGATCAAAGTAAAAAACGATTCGGTTGTCTTTAACGGGATGACAGTAATGGACAATCGAACGGTGGAGGAAAAGGCGCCGGCACCGGGTGCGATTCCGGCTCCGACCACGATTGAGCAGGATGTGCTATACGGCAAAGGATACCTAATCGATTCCGTCAAAACGAACAAAGCAAATCAAGCCAGCTCCGGAACGATTTTTTATACGCTGGTGAAAGGCATCAATGGGGGAGAGAACAAGTCCTATCCGATCAACGGTATCAATGCCGTGACCGTGCATACGCCGATCGTCAACACTGCTTCCGTTTCGGACGATCAAGCCCATAATCAAAAGACAAAGCCGAGCGCGGGTCGCTCGGCTTTCATTTTGGATCGGCCATTTACCGTGACTGTACCAACTAGCGGCCCGCATCGGGATATCACAGGGTATGGCAACCGGGATTATGTGAAGTACACGAAAGACAAGCAGGTATGGTTCCCGTTTGATACGTACAGCAACGACAAATCGACCTTTTATCCGAAGGAGACGTGGATTTCGCTTCCGGTTACGCAAACGACGACGACCTTTTTCCTGCCTGTATGGGTAGACGAGGGCAATTACGATGTGCTGTTCCGCACCTTCGCGGAAAACAGCCCACCGGCATCATTCGGTACACAGATGAACGCCAATCTGGAGATAAGCAACCACGTTGCCACGCTGGTCATTCCGGTGGAAGTGGTCGGCCGTCTCTATGATTTCCGCATTACCGACATCGCCGACTATAGTTGGGAAACGGTATTCAGGACGCAAAAAGGCAGTGCGATACCGACCGGTAAGCACTATTGGGTCGGTGCAAAAGGGATTGACGGTGCGGCGCGCGGCAATAGCGCCCCGTTTGTACTGCCGGTTCGGCAGGGTAGCAATCCAAATCAGGGCATGAAAAATATCGCGGTCAAGACAGGCTATCATTTCAAGTTCGATCTCAAGACGAAGGGAAACATGTTTGGATCCAAGGACGGCATCAAGATTACGCCAACGTTCTACTTCGTGGATGCCAAAGGCAAGAACCGCCAACAGGTTGATCTTTATTATCACACGAGCACGAAGAAGTTCATCCGGATCGGCTCCAGCGACGATGTCGAAAAAAGGTACGTGACGCTCGATGCCCGGCTGCGTAATGTACCACAACAGGAAATGGTCAACACGGCAGGTTCGTTGTGGAGCTTAAACGGAGGTTCCGGTACAAAGCAGACGTATATCGATCAATATCTGAAAAATGCCAAGAAGCAAACGTACATCGGGGGGTACGACATTTTGCTCTTACCGCAGCAGCTTCGGACGTTTATCGGGAACATGAATGTGCCGTCTGGCGTGAACGCGGCGCGGGCAAATGCTTCGGTTCAACAATGGTATGGGGAATACAGTTTGCCCGCAGCGCCATATGTCGTACCGAAAGGGACTAATTTGGCAGAGTATGGACGCACGAATCGACTGGATGACAAGTCCCCGGTTTTCCTGAAGGACGGATATATTATTGTTAATTTCAATATAGAGACGATCCGTAATCAGGACGTGAACAACCCGCATTTACAGTACATCAATGCGCCGTTGAACAACCAATGGCAAATGGAAGGATTTCAGCGTAGCTTCACTGATCCGTACGGTATGACCTTTCAGTTGAAGGATGGAGACATCGTGTTTTATCATGCAAACCTGTCTTCTTACGATGACTTCGGCACGGGCGGAACACATTAA
- a CDS encoding DUF4259 domain-containing protein, with protein MSQLAGVWASNHRLAVGRFVIRRGRVVIGAWGYGIFENDDALDIRDRFRRHSREGLPMEEVTKRCMEDFPDPMNDVSVVLALAALQMEQNKLQPEIKRRALVMIAERKEIGSWVNPDKRIRELEVFKQKLLRF; from the coding sequence GTGTCTCAATTGGCCGGTGTATGGGCATCGAATCATAGGTTAGCGGTAGGACGTTTTGTTATCAGAAGGGGGAGGGTTGTCATAGGCGCATGGGGCTACGGGATTTTTGAGAATGACGATGCGTTGGATATTCGGGATCGGTTTCGGAGGCACAGCCGGGAAGGACTTCCGATGGAGGAAGTGACGAAGCGATGCATGGAGGACTTTCCCGATCCGATGAACGATGTTTCCGTTGTTTTGGCTCTTGCTGCCTTACAGATGGAACAAAACAAGCTGCAGCCGGAGATCAAGCGGCGGGCGCTGGTCATGATTGCGGAGCGAAAGGAGATCGGATCTTGGGTCAATCCAGACAAGCGGATTCGAGAGTTGGAAGTGTTCAAGCAAAAACTGCTGCGATTTTAG
- a CDS encoding DUF7678 domain-containing protein, translating to MSFQDKGSWFMGRRFEGDVDGYFVQVQVFSEPSTYGIAEGRISRLAVYPDRAVGFNSNLTNYDRGWDGGPPSDRRIRAVVEKTIRHFDGKAIDWAFEERR from the coding sequence ATGTCATTTCAAGATAAGGGTTCATGGTTTATGGGCAGGAGATTTGAAGGTGACGTGGATGGCTATTTTGTTCAGGTGCAGGTTTTTTCAGAGCCGTCCACATACGGAATTGCTGAGGGACGGATTAGCCGATTGGCGGTATATCCGGATCGGGCAGTGGGATTCAACAGCAATCTGACCAACTATGACCGAGGCTGGGACGGAGGTCCGCCAAGCGATCGCCGTATACGTGCTGTAGTGGAAAAAACGATCCGTCATTTTGACGGAAAAGCCATTGACTGGGCGTTTGAAGAACGGAGATAA
- a CDS encoding DUF7678 domain-containing protein, with product MAMTSTCSWGLGMCYAGEINGYKIHAQVLEHPSKQGIAEGRIVQFYISKSGLFSLGHCELSYSRGWDSVPSTGALRAVVEQAVRQIDGKQIDWAVERQR from the coding sequence ATGGCGATGACATCTACGTGCTCGTGGGGATTAGGAATGTGCTATGCAGGTGAAATCAATGGTTACAAAATACATGCACAGGTGTTGGAGCATCCATCTAAGCAGGGGATTGCTGAAGGACGTATAGTACAGTTTTATATTAGTAAAAGTGGCTTGTTCAGTTTGGGGCATTGCGAGCTTTCTTACAGTCGGGGATGGGACAGCGTTCCTTCGACAGGAGCGCTGCGTGCTGTAGTGGAACAAGCCGTCCGTCAGATTGATGGGAAGCAAATAGATTGGGCAGTGGAGCGGCAACGATAG
- a CDS encoding gamma-glutamylcyclotransferase — protein MDFFQKANCDRCGKKLTVRTMSMFNSDTICLDCKKKEEAHPDYVRARQAEREAVRRGDGNYSGIGLPPDLR, from the coding sequence ATGGATTTCTTTCAAAAAGCGAATTGCGACCGATGCGGCAAGAAATTGACTGTCCGAACGATGAGCATGTTCAATTCGGACACCATCTGCTTGGATTGCAAGAAAAAAGAAGAAGCTCACCCCGACTATGTGCGAGCGCGGCAAGCCGAGAGGGAAGCGGTCAGGCGTGGTGATGGCAACTATTCCGGAATAGGTCTACCACCGGATTTGAGATAA
- a CDS encoding DUF6036 family nucleotidyltransferase, translating into MNYLEQINEQLKQKQMRGEICLFGGAVMCLVFQSRDSTKDVDAIFAPTTELYTIIKNIADEHRLPSDWLNNAVKGFVSHCHDVRLFQKMSNLDIFAASPEYMLAMKSMAARTYESKDVDDMRFLLRYLNIKTVEQALAILEKFYPQSRVLPKTAYLLEELLSR; encoded by the coding sequence ATGAATTACTTGGAACAAATCAACGAACAGTTGAAGCAGAAACAGATGCGCGGCGAAATTTGTTTATTCGGCGGAGCGGTTATGTGTCTGGTGTTTCAGAGCCGGGACAGCACCAAGGACGTGGACGCCATCTTTGCACCGACGACGGAGCTTTATACGATCATTAAAAACATCGCAGACGAGCATCGCCTGCCTTCGGATTGGCTGAATAATGCGGTGAAAGGCTTTGTCTCACATTGTCATGATGTACGGTTGTTCCAAAAAATGAGCAACCTGGATATTTTCGCCGCTTCGCCAGAATACATGCTAGCGATGAAAAGCATGGCCGCGCGCACGTACGAGAGCAAGGATGTGGACGATATGCGGTTTTTACTGCGGTATTTAAACATTAAAACGGTGGAGCAGGCACTGGCTATTCTCGAAAAGTTTTATCCACAAAGCAGAGTGTTGCCCAAAACTGCTTATCTGCTGGAGGAACTGCTTTCTCGTTAA